Proteins encoded by one window of Superficieibacter sp. HKU1:
- the speA gene encoding biosynthetic arginine decarboxylase has protein sequence MSDDISSSPSSAGEQGVLRSMQEVAMSSQEASKMLRTYNIAWWGNNYYDVNELGHISVCPDPDVPEARVDLAKLVKAREAQGQRLPALFCFPQILQHRLRSINAAFKRARESYGYNGDYFLVYPIKVNQHRRVIESLIHSGEPLGLEAGSKAELMAVLAHAGMTRSVIVCNGYKDREYIRLALIGEKMGHKVYLVIEKTSEIAIVLDEAERLNVIPRLGVRARLASQGSGKWQSSGGEKSKFGLAATQVLQLVETLREAGRLDSLQLLHFHLGSQMANIRDIATGVRESARFYVELHKLGVNIQCFDVGGGLGVDYEGTRSQSDCSVNYGLNEYANNIIWAIGDACEENGLPHPTVITESGRAVTAHHTVLVSNIIGVERNEYTVPTAPTQDAPRALQSMWETWQEMHEPGTRRSLREWLHDSQMDLHDIHIGYSSGTFSLQERAWAEQLYLSMCHEVQKQLDPSNRAHRPIIDELQERMADKMYVNFSLFQSMPDAWGIDQLFPVLPLEGLDQVPERRAVLLDITCDSDGAIDHYIDGDGIATTMPMPEYDPENPPMLGFFMVGAYQEILGNMHNLFGDTEAVDVFVFPDGSVEVELSDEGDTVADMLQYVQLDPNTLLTHFRDQVKQTDLDAALQQQFLEEFEAGLYGYTYLEDE, from the coding sequence ATGTCTGACGACATTTCATCTTCGCCTTCGTCAGCAGGCGAACAAGGTGTACTACGTTCTATGCAGGAGGTTGCGATGAGCTCCCAGGAAGCCAGCAAGATGCTGCGCACTTACAATATTGCCTGGTGGGGTAATAACTACTACGACGTTAACGAGCTGGGCCACATCAGCGTGTGCCCGGACCCTGACGTCCCGGAAGCGCGCGTTGACCTCGCCAAACTGGTGAAAGCACGTGAAGCGCAGGGGCAGCGTTTGCCTGCACTGTTCTGCTTCCCGCAGATCCTGCAACATCGTCTGCGCTCCATTAACGCCGCGTTCAAGCGTGCGCGTGAATCCTACGGCTACAATGGGGATTACTTCCTCGTTTATCCGATTAAGGTGAACCAGCACCGTCGCGTTATTGAGTCGCTGATCCACTCCGGTGAGCCGCTGGGCCTGGAAGCGGGTTCTAAGGCGGAACTGATGGCGGTACTGGCGCACGCCGGGATGACCCGCAGCGTGATCGTCTGTAACGGCTACAAAGACCGTGAATACATTCGTCTGGCGCTGATCGGTGAGAAGATGGGCCACAAGGTTTATCTGGTCATCGAGAAGACGTCAGAAATCGCCATCGTGCTGGATGAAGCTGAACGTCTGAACGTAATCCCACGCCTCGGCGTGCGTGCGCGCCTGGCGTCACAGGGTTCCGGCAAATGGCAGTCCTCCGGTGGGGAAAAATCCAAGTTTGGCCTGGCCGCGACGCAGGTATTGCAGCTGGTAGAAACGCTGCGCGAAGCCGGGCGTCTGGACAGCCTGCAACTGCTGCACTTCCATCTCGGTTCCCAGATGGCGAATATTCGCGATATCGCTACCGGCGTACGTGAATCGGCACGCTTCTACGTTGAACTGCATAAGCTGGGCGTTAACATCCAGTGCTTCGACGTCGGCGGCGGTCTGGGCGTGGATTATGAAGGAACGCGCTCGCAGTCCGACTGTTCGGTGAACTACGGCCTGAACGAATATGCCAACAACATCATCTGGGCCATCGGCGACGCCTGTGAAGAAAATGGCCTGCCGCATCCGACGGTGATCACTGAATCTGGCCGCGCGGTAACAGCCCATCATACCGTGCTGGTCTCTAACATCATCGGCGTGGAGCGTAACGAATACACTGTTCCGACGGCACCGACGCAAGATGCGCCGCGTGCGCTGCAAAGCATGTGGGAAACCTGGCAGGAGATGCATGAGCCAGGCACCCGTCGCTCGCTCCGCGAATGGCTACACGACAGCCAGATGGATCTGCACGATATTCACATCGGTTACTCTTCCGGCACGTTCAGTCTTCAGGAGCGCGCCTGGGCCGAGCAGCTTTACCTGAGTATGTGCCACGAGGTACAGAAGCAACTCGATCCGAGCAACCGTGCGCACCGTCCTATCATCGACGAATTGCAGGAACGTATGGCGGACAAGATGTACGTCAACTTCTCGCTGTTCCAGTCGATGCCGGACGCATGGGGCATCGATCAGCTATTCCCGGTGCTGCCGCTGGAAGGGCTGGATCAGGTGCCGGAACGCCGCGCGGTGCTGCTGGATATTACCTGCGACTCCGATGGCGCTATCGATCACTACATCGACGGCGACGGCATCGCCACCACCATGCCGATGCCTGAATACGATCCGGAGAATCCGCCGATGCTGGGCTTCTTTATGGTCGGCGCGTATCAGGAGATCCTCGGCAACATGCATAACCTGTTCGGTGATACCGAAGCGGTTGACGTGTTTGTCTTCCCGGATGGCAGCGTCGAAGTGGAACTGTCCGATGAAGGGGATACGGTGGCGGATATGCTGCAGTACGTACAGCTCGATCCGAACACATTGCTGACCCATTTCCGCGATCAGGTAAAACAAACCGATCTGGATGCGGCATTACAGCAGCAGTTCCTCGAAGAGTTCGAGGCAGGGCTTTACGGGTATACGTATCTGGAAGACGAGTAA
- the yqgB gene encoding acid stress response protein YqgB, which produces MNKKPVAQSALQCFPLENQTVYGLLSRLWAAIVVCCFTLSTQFEVRYV; this is translated from the coding sequence ATGAACAAGAAACCGGTCGCGCAGTCGGCGCTTCAGTGTTTTCCACTGGAGAATCAGACTGTTTATGGGTTGTTATCGCGCCTTTGGGCTGCGATAGTAGTTTGCTGTTTTACACTTTCGACACAATTTGAGGTTCGCTATGTCTGA
- the metK gene encoding methionine adenosyltransferase, giving the protein MAKHLFTSESVSEGHPDKIADQISDAVLDAILEQDPKARVACETYVKTGMVLVGGEITTSAWVDIEEITRKTVREIGYVHSDMGFDANSCAVLSAIGKQSPDINQGVDRADPLEQGAGDQGLMFGYATNETDVLMPAPVTYAHRLVQRQAEVRKNGTLPWLRPDAKSQVTFQYDGDKIVGIDAVVLSTQHAEDIDQKSLQEAVMEEIIKPVLPTEWLNSATKFFINPTGRFVIGGPMGDCGLTGRKIIVDTYGGMARHGGGAFSGKDPSKVDRSAAYAARYVAKNIVAAGLADRCEIQVSYAIGVAEPTSIMVETFGTEKIATEQLTLLVREFFDLRPYGLIQMLDLLHPIYKETAAYGHFGREHFPWEKTDKAQLLRDAAGLK; this is encoded by the coding sequence ATGGCAAAACACCTTTTTACGTCTGAGTCCGTTTCAGAAGGGCATCCTGACAAAATCGCTGACCAAATCTCTGATGCCGTACTGGATGCGATCCTCGAACAGGATCCGAAAGCACGCGTCGCCTGTGAAACCTACGTAAAAACCGGCATGGTTTTAGTGGGGGGTGAAATCACCACCAGCGCATGGGTAGATATCGAAGAGATCACCCGTAAAACGGTACGCGAGATTGGCTATGTGCATTCTGACATGGGCTTTGATGCAAACTCCTGCGCCGTGCTAAGCGCGATTGGCAAGCAATCCCCGGATATTAACCAGGGCGTTGACCGTGCCGATCCGCTGGAACAGGGTGCGGGCGACCAGGGCCTGATGTTTGGCTATGCGACCAACGAAACCGACGTGCTGATGCCAGCGCCAGTCACCTACGCACACCGTCTGGTGCAGCGTCAGGCTGAAGTACGTAAAAACGGCACCCTGCCGTGGCTGCGTCCGGATGCAAAAAGCCAGGTTACCTTCCAGTATGACGGCGACAAAATCGTAGGTATCGATGCTGTCGTCCTGTCTACCCAGCACGCAGAAGATATCGATCAGAAATCGCTGCAGGAAGCGGTGATGGAAGAGATTATCAAGCCGGTGCTGCCGACCGAATGGCTGAACAGCGCGACTAAATTCTTCATCAACCCAACCGGACGTTTTGTTATCGGTGGCCCGATGGGCGATTGCGGCCTGACCGGTCGTAAAATCATCGTAGATACCTACGGCGGTATGGCTCGTCACGGCGGCGGTGCATTCTCCGGTAAAGATCCGTCTAAAGTAGACCGTTCAGCGGCGTATGCAGCACGTTATGTGGCGAAAAACATCGTTGCCGCAGGCCTGGCGGATCGTTGCGAAATTCAGGTCTCCTACGCCATTGGCGTGGCGGAACCCACCTCCATCATGGTGGAAACCTTTGGCACCGAAAAAATTGCCACTGAACAGTTAACGCTGCTGGTACGCGAATTCTTCGACCTGCGTCCGTATGGCCTGATCCAGATGCTGGATCTGCTGCACCCGATTTACAAAGAGACCGCCGCTTACGGTCACTTTGGTCGTGAACATTTCCCGTGGGAAAAAACCGACAAAGCACAGCTGCTGCGCGATGCTGCTGGCCTGAAATAA
- the galP gene encoding galactose/proton symporter, which translates to MPDNKKHGRSNKAMTFFVCFLAALAGLLFGLDIGVIAGALPFITDEFQISAHTQEWVVSSMMFGAAVGAVGSGWLSFKLGRKKSLMIGAILFVLGSLFSAAAPNVEILIISRVLLGLAVGVASYTAPLYLSEIAPEKIRGSMISMYQLMITIGILGAYLSDTAFSYSGAWRWMLGVIIIPAILLLIGVFFLPDSPRWFAAKRRFHDAERVLMRLRDTSAEAKNELEEIRESLKVKQSGWALFKENSNFRRAVFLGVLLQVMQQFTGMNVIMYYAPKIFELAGYTNTNEQMWGTVIVGLTNVLATFIAIGLVDRWGRKPTLTLGFLVMAVGMGILGTMMHIGIHSPSAQYFAIAMLLMFIIGFAMSAGPLIWVLCSEIQPLKGRDFGITCSTATNWIANMIVGATFLTMLNTLGNANTFWVYAGLNVLFILLTLWLVPETKHVSLEHIERNLMKGRKLRDIGAHN; encoded by the coding sequence ATGCCTGACAATAAAAAACATGGGCGTTCTAACAAGGCGATGACCTTTTTTGTCTGTTTCCTTGCCGCTCTGGCCGGACTGCTTTTTGGCCTTGATATTGGGGTGATTGCAGGGGCATTGCCCTTTATCACCGACGAGTTCCAGATCAGCGCGCACACGCAAGAATGGGTGGTTAGCTCAATGATGTTCGGCGCGGCCGTCGGTGCTGTCGGCAGCGGCTGGCTCTCCTTTAAACTCGGGCGTAAAAAGAGCCTGATGATTGGCGCAATTCTGTTTGTGCTCGGTTCGCTGTTCTCTGCCGCTGCACCAAACGTGGAAATCCTGATTATCTCTCGTGTACTGCTGGGCCTGGCGGTCGGTGTCGCCTCTTATACCGCGCCGCTTTATCTGTCTGAGATTGCGCCGGAGAAAATTCGCGGCAGCATGATTTCCATGTATCAGTTAATGATCACCATCGGGATTTTAGGGGCTTATCTCTCTGATACCGCGTTCAGCTACAGCGGTGCATGGCGCTGGATGCTGGGCGTGATTATTATCCCGGCGATCCTGCTGCTGATTGGCGTTTTCTTCCTGCCGGACAGTCCGCGCTGGTTTGCCGCTAAACGCCGCTTCCACGATGCCGAACGCGTACTGATGCGCCTGCGTGATACCAGCGCCGAAGCAAAAAATGAGCTGGAAGAGATCCGCGAAAGCCTGAAGGTAAAACAGAGCGGATGGGCGCTGTTTAAAGAGAACAGCAATTTCCGTCGCGCCGTGTTTCTTGGCGTACTGCTGCAGGTGATGCAACAGTTCACCGGCATGAACGTCATCATGTATTACGCGCCGAAAATCTTTGAACTGGCTGGGTATACCAATACCAATGAGCAGATGTGGGGCACAGTTATCGTTGGTTTAACCAACGTGCTGGCGACCTTCATCGCTATCGGTCTGGTGGACCGCTGGGGCCGTAAACCAACGCTGACGCTGGGCTTCCTGGTGATGGCCGTGGGAATGGGGATTCTGGGTACGATGATGCATATCGGGATCCATTCGCCGTCAGCACAGTACTTTGCTATCGCCATGCTACTGATGTTCATCATTGGTTTTGCGATGAGTGCCGGTCCGCTGATTTGGGTACTGTGTTCTGAAATCCAGCCGCTGAAAGGCCGCGATTTTGGTATCACCTGTTCAACGGCAACCAACTGGATCGCCAACATGATCGTCGGCGCAACGTTCCTGACCATGCTCAATACGCTGGGCAACGCCAATACCTTCTGGGTGTATGCGGGTCTGAACGTGCTGTTTATCCTGCTGACCCTGTGGCTGGTGCCGGAAACCAAACACGTTTCGCTGGAGCATATCGAACGTAACCTGATGAAAGGTCGTAAACTGCGCGATATTGGTGCGCACAACTGA
- the hiuH gene encoding hydroxyisourate hydrolase, with translation MKNLILTAAIVSAFSAPAMVMAAANNILSVHILDQQTGKPAANVEVVLEQKNNDGWQQLNTGHTDKEGRIKALWPEQEAKPGDYRVTFKTKPYFDSKKQESFFPEIPVEFHISKTNEHYHVPLLLSQYGYSTYRGS, from the coding sequence ATGAAAAACCTTATTCTTACTGCTGCAATCGTTTCTGCCTTTTCAGCACCCGCGATGGTAATGGCGGCGGCTAATAATATTTTGAGCGTTCATATTCTCGATCAGCAAACGGGTAAACCCGCCGCTAACGTTGAAGTTGTTCTGGAGCAAAAGAATAACGACGGATGGCAGCAATTAAACACGGGTCACACCGATAAGGAGGGCCGAATTAAAGCATTATGGCCTGAGCAGGAAGCGAAGCCCGGTGATTATCGGGTGACGTTTAAAACTAAACCTTATTTTGACAGCAAAAAGCAGGAAAGCTTTTTCCCGGAAATTCCCGTTGAGTTTCATATCAGCAAAACCAACGAGCATTATCATGTCCCGTTGCTGTTAAGCCAGTACGGCTACTCGACTTATCGGGGAAGCTGA
- the hprR gene encoding response regulator transcription factor HprR encodes MKILLIEDNQKTSAWVSQGLSEAGYVVDHASDGRAGLRFALQASYSLIILDIMLPELDGWQVLKAIRTAHETPVICLTARDAVEDRVKGLELGANDYLVKPFSFAELLARVRAQLRNNRVSDHCLKTGEMEMDSLKQSVYRNGKAIVLTRKEFLLLWLLMSRAGEIIPRAVIASEVWGINFDNETNTVDVAIRRLRAKVDDPFAHKLIVTVRGMGYLFRKDENNET; translated from the coding sequence ATGAAAATTCTGCTTATTGAAGACAACCAAAAAACCAGCGCCTGGGTAAGTCAGGGGCTGTCCGAAGCAGGCTATGTCGTGGATCATGCCAGCGATGGTCGCGCTGGTTTACGCTTTGCCTTACAGGCGTCTTATTCACTGATCATCCTGGATATTATGCTTCCAGAGCTGGATGGCTGGCAGGTTCTGAAAGCTATCAGGACGGCGCATGAGACGCCGGTCATTTGCCTTACCGCTCGTGATGCGGTTGAAGACAGAGTAAAAGGGCTTGAACTGGGGGCAAATGACTACCTGGTTAAGCCCTTCTCTTTTGCTGAACTTCTGGCCAGAGTCCGCGCGCAACTCAGAAATAACCGCGTTTCAGACCATTGCCTGAAAACAGGCGAGATGGAAATGGATTCGCTTAAGCAAAGCGTTTATCGCAACGGCAAAGCGATTGTATTAACCCGTAAGGAGTTTCTCCTGCTGTGGCTGCTAATGTCCAGGGCGGGTGAAATCATTCCCAGGGCAGTTATTGCCAGTGAAGTGTGGGGAATAAATTTTGATAACGAGACCAATACGGTTGATGTGGCGATTCGCCGCCTGCGTGCAAAAGTTGACGATCCTTTCGCCCATAAATTGATTGTTACCGTCAGGGGAATGGGGTATTTGTTCAGGAAAGATGAAAATAATGAAACCTGA
- a CDS encoding heavy metal sensor histidine kinase produces the protein MKPELPITLRLTLAFVLVMTLACTGVSWTLYRALSNELTWRDDITLINRAEQIRQLLLDGAKAENLPFYFNRMMDTRQDILLIETSASDSIAVNRTPVDPVLFNALPAQIKPTLETLDKRDIAGTPLSAVRIAASSQGKPVTITVARLASERRYMLEQYQYHSIFICIIAILVCSALSPFLIKNGLKAITSLSKLTADTNSHRLNQPVDENTLPVELKPLGRALNTMRQKLAEDFTRLNQFADDLAHELRTPVNILLGHNQVVLHKERTVDEYQQALANNIEELEKLSRLTENILFLARAEHHNVMLKKEPLSIADTITSLIDFLEYEADEKHITFDIACAGDIQADRILLQRVLLNLLGNAIAYSPNGAIIRIHTYRDNTENTIAISNSGEPFNAPDSVFNRFWRGDNARHSSGYGLGLSMVKAIMALHSGSVSYRFSNGYHIFSLHFPL, from the coding sequence ATGAAACCTGAGTTACCCATCACCTTACGGCTTACCCTCGCCTTTGTTCTGGTAATGACGCTGGCCTGTACTGGCGTAAGCTGGACACTGTATCGGGCGCTGAGTAACGAATTAACATGGCGTGACGATATCACGCTAATTAACAGAGCAGAGCAAATCAGGCAATTATTGCTTGACGGTGCGAAGGCAGAAAATCTGCCTTTCTATTTCAACCGCATGATGGATACTCGCCAGGATATTCTCCTCATTGAGACCTCCGCGTCAGATAGCATCGCCGTAAATCGTACGCCTGTTGATCCGGTCCTGTTTAATGCCCTGCCCGCGCAAATAAAACCGACGCTGGAAACGCTCGATAAACGTGATATCGCAGGTACTCCGCTTTCCGCCGTGCGGATTGCAGCCAGTAGTCAGGGCAAACCGGTGACCATCACCGTGGCCAGACTGGCATCGGAACGGCGGTATATGCTTGAGCAGTATCAGTATCACAGTATCTTTATCTGTATTATTGCTATTCTGGTATGCTCTGCACTTAGCCCTTTCTTAATCAAAAATGGGCTAAAAGCCATCACCTCATTAAGTAAGTTAACCGCGGATACCAATAGTCACAGACTCAATCAGCCCGTCGATGAAAATACGCTTCCTGTCGAGCTAAAGCCACTGGGACGCGCGTTAAACACCATGCGTCAGAAACTGGCTGAAGACTTTACGCGGCTTAATCAATTTGCGGACGACCTGGCGCATGAGCTACGTACGCCGGTAAATATTCTTCTTGGGCATAATCAAGTTGTTTTGCATAAAGAGCGAACTGTCGATGAATATCAGCAGGCTCTGGCGAACAATATCGAAGAACTTGAAAAACTTTCTCGGCTGACAGAAAACATTCTGTTTCTCGCACGCGCTGAACATCACAATGTCATGCTTAAGAAAGAGCCGCTATCTATCGCTGATACAATCACCAGCCTGATTGATTTTCTGGAGTATGAAGCAGATGAAAAGCATATTACTTTTGACATCGCCTGTGCGGGTGATATTCAGGCCGATCGGATATTGCTTCAAAGAGTACTGTTAAATCTGCTCGGTAACGCGATCGCATATTCACCGAATGGCGCTATCATCCGCATTCATACTTATCGCGATAATACTGAAAATACGATTGCAATAAGTAATTCTGGCGAGCCTTTTAACGCGCCCGATAGTGTATTCAATCGTTTCTGGCGGGGCGATAATGCACGTCATTCGTCAGGTTATGGCCTTGGATTATCTATGGTAAAAGCGATTATGGCGTTACATTCAGGTTCTGTGAGCTATCGATTTAGCAACGGTTACCATATCTTCTCACTTCATTTCCCGCTTTGA
- a CDS encoding SprT family zinc-dependent metalloprotease, with translation MKTARLPIALQQAVMRSLREKLALANHKLDRHYPEPKLVYQQRGTTAGTAWLDSYEIRLNPLLLQENQQAFIDEVVPHELAHLLTWKHFGRVAPHGKEWKWMMESVLGVPARRTHQFGLESVRRNTFSYRCRCQQHQLTVRRHNRVVRGEATYRCVHCGEPLVADA, from the coding sequence ATGAAAACCGCCCGTCTCCCTATCGCCCTCCAGCAAGCCGTTATGCGCAGCCTGCGGGAAAAACTCGCCCTCGCCAATCACAAGCTGGATCGCCATTATCCGGAGCCGAAGCTGGTCTACCAGCAGCGTGGCACGACGGCCGGCACCGCCTGGCTCGACAGCTATGAGATTCGCCTCAATCCGCTGCTGTTGCAGGAAAATCAGCAGGCGTTTATTGATGAGGTCGTGCCGCACGAGCTGGCGCATTTGCTGACCTGGAAACATTTTGGCCGCGTTGCGCCACATGGCAAAGAGTGGAAATGGATGATGGAAAGCGTGCTGGGCGTTCCCGCCCGTCGTACCCATCAGTTCGGACTGGAATCAGTGCGCCGCAACACCTTCTCCTATCGCTGCCGGTGTCAGCAGCATCAGCTTACCGTGCGCCGACATAATCGGGTGGTGCGCGGCGAGGCGACTTACCGCTGCGTTCACTGCGGCGAACCGCTGGTGGCCGACGCATAA
- the endA gene encoding deoxyribonuclease I, whose amino-acid sequence MYRTGRVSLFLLLPLLITPLYAKEITSFAQAKAAGVNVNADVPGDFYCGCPIHWQGKKGVIDLEACGYKVRKNANRASRVEWEHVVPAWQFGHQRQCWQDGGRKNCTKDPVYRKMESDMHNLQPAVGEVNGDRGNFMYSQWNGGEGQYGQCAMKVDFKNKLAEPPARARGAIARINFYMRDQYNISLSRQQTQLFTAWDKLYPVTKWECERDERIARVQGNHNPYVQRACQAQKS is encoded by the coding sequence ATGTACCGCACCGGCCGTGTTTCCCTGTTCCTTCTTCTCCCGCTTCTGATAACACCTTTATATGCTAAGGAGATCACCAGCTTCGCCCAGGCCAAAGCCGCGGGCGTCAATGTTAACGCTGACGTTCCCGGTGATTTTTACTGCGGCTGCCCGATTCACTGGCAGGGCAAGAAGGGCGTTATCGATCTGGAAGCCTGCGGCTATAAAGTGCGTAAAAATGCCAATCGCGCCAGCCGCGTGGAGTGGGAACATGTGGTGCCAGCGTGGCAGTTCGGTCATCAGCGCCAGTGCTGGCAGGACGGCGGGCGGAAAAACTGCACCAAAGATCCCGTCTATCGCAAAATGGAAAGCGATATGCATAACCTGCAACCGGCAGTCGGTGAAGTAAACGGCGATCGCGGCAACTTTATGTATAGCCAGTGGAATGGCGGCGAAGGTCAGTACGGCCAGTGCGCTATGAAGGTCGACTTCAAAAACAAGCTTGCCGAACCGCCAGCACGCGCACGCGGTGCCATTGCCCGCATCAATTTTTATATGCGCGACCAGTACAACATCAGCCTTTCACGCCAGCAGACGCAGCTTTTTACCGCCTGGGATAAACTCTACCCGGTGACAAAATGGGAGTGCGAACGTGACGAACGCATTGCCCGCGTGCAGGGGAATCACAACCCTTATGTCCAGCGCGCTTGCCAGGCGCAAAAGAGCTAA
- the rsmE gene encoding 16S rRNA (uracil(1498)-N(3))-methyltransferase produces the protein MRKPRIYHPAPLSVGQDIALSDDAANHVGRVLRMTAGQPVQLFDGSNRVFDAEITRADKKNVIVNVQRCEADNRESPLHIHLGQVMSRGEKMEFTIQKSIELGVSLITPLFSERCGVKLDAERLNKKIQQWQKIAIAACEQCGRNQIPEIRPAMDLEAWCAEPDEGLKLNLHPRASASINTLPLPVERVRLLIGPEGGLSADEIAMTAQYQFTDILLGPRVLRTETTALTAITALQVRFGDLG, from the coding sequence ATGCGTAAACCCCGCATTTATCACCCTGCCCCGCTAAGCGTGGGTCAGGATATCGCGCTCAGCGACGACGCCGCGAATCACGTCGGTCGCGTGCTGCGCATGACCGCCGGTCAGCCCGTTCAGCTTTTTGACGGCAGCAATCGAGTTTTTGACGCTGAAATTACCCGCGCCGATAAGAAAAACGTCATCGTTAACGTGCAACGTTGCGAAGCCGACAATCGTGAGTCACCGCTGCATATTCATCTGGGCCAGGTGATGTCGCGCGGGGAAAAAATGGAATTTACTATCCAGAAATCGATCGAACTGGGTGTAAGCCTCATTACGCCACTTTTTTCTGAGCGCTGCGGCGTTAAACTGGATGCTGAACGTCTGAACAAGAAGATCCAGCAGTGGCAGAAAATCGCTATCGCTGCCTGTGAACAGTGCGGTCGTAATCAGATCCCGGAGATCCGTCCGGCGATGGATCTCGAAGCCTGGTGCGCCGAACCGGATGAGGGACTGAAGCTGAACCTGCATCCGCGCGCCAGCGCCAGCATTAATACGCTGCCGCTGCCGGTTGAGCGGGTACGCCTGCTTATTGGACCAGAAGGCGGGCTTTCCGCTGACGAAATTGCCATGACCGCACAATACCAGTTTACTGATATTCTGCTGGGACCTCGCGTTCTGCGCACTGAGACCACTGCGCTCACCGCCATTACCGCCTTACAGGTGCGGTTTGGCGACCTGGGCTAA
- the gshB gene encoding glutathione synthase yields the protein MIKLGIVMDPIANINIKKDSSFAMLLEAQRRGYELHYMEMSDLYLINGEARARTRLLSVEQNYDKWYEFSGEQDLQLADLDVILMRKDPPFDTEFIYSTYILERAEEQGTLIVNKPQSLRDCNEKLYTAWFSDLTPDTLVTRSKAQLKAFWQKHTDIILKPLDGMGGASIFRVKEGDPNLGVITETLTEHGTRYCMAQNYIPAIVDGDKRVLVVDGEPVPYCLARIPQGGETRGNLAAGGRGEPRPLTDSDWEIARRVGPLLKAKGLIFVGLDIIGDRLTEVNVTSPTCIREIEAQFPVSITGMLMDAIEKRLAK from the coding sequence ATGATTAAGCTCGGCATCGTGATGGACCCCATCGCAAACATTAACATCAAGAAAGACTCCAGCTTCGCTATGCTGCTGGAAGCACAGCGTCGCGGCTATGAGCTTCATTATATGGAGATGTCCGATCTCTATCTGATCAACGGCGAAGCCCGCGCACGCACGCGTCTGCTCAGCGTTGAGCAGAACTATGACAAATGGTATGAATTCAGCGGCGAGCAGGATCTTCAGCTTGCCGATCTCGATGTCATCCTGATGCGTAAAGATCCGCCGTTTGATACTGAGTTCATCTACTCCACCTATATCCTTGAACGTGCGGAAGAACAAGGTACGCTGATCGTTAACAAGCCGCAGAGCCTGCGTGACTGTAACGAAAAGCTTTATACCGCCTGGTTCTCCGATCTAACGCCGGATACGCTGGTAACCCGCAGCAAGGCGCAGTTGAAGGCGTTCTGGCAAAAGCATACTGATATCATTCTAAAACCGCTGGACGGCATGGGCGGCGCATCTATTTTTCGCGTGAAGGAAGGCGATCCTAACCTTGGCGTAATCACCGAAACGCTGACCGAGCACGGCACCCGCTACTGCATGGCGCAGAATTATATTCCGGCTATTGTTGACGGTGACAAGCGTGTACTGGTGGTGGATGGCGAGCCAGTCCCCTACTGCCTGGCGCGCATTCCGCAGGGCGGTGAAACGCGTGGCAACCTCGCCGCGGGTGGCCGTGGCGAGCCGCGTCCGCTGACCGACAGCGACTGGGAAATTGCCCGCCGCGTGGGGCCGTTGCTGAAAGCCAAAGGGCTGATTTTTGTTGGTCTTGATATCATCGGCGACCGTCTGACCGAAGTTAACGTCACCAGCCCGACCTGTATTCGTGAAATCGAAGCGCAGTTCCCGGTCTCGATTACCGGTATGCTGATGGATGCCATCGAAAAACGTCTGGCGAAGTAA